The window GGTAAAGTTGTATTAGTGAAAAACGTAAGTAAAGTAACTAAGAGATTTAGCAAAAAGTAAATTGCAACTCATTTGTAACTGCTTGATTGTAAGTTTGTAGAACAAAATTTGAATTAATATTAAAAAAGATAAAATGGCATCTAAGAAAGCAAATAAGATTAGTAAGGCTAGAAAAATAGTGAAAAGAATAAATGCAGATTTAATTGACGCATCTTTTGACGCTTTAGAAAACACAGTAAAAACTGGAAAGAAATGGCAAAAATTAGCTGAGAAGTTAGTTAAGAAAGCAGAGCCAATTTCTAAAAAACAAAAAGAAATGGTTTTAGAAACTGCTGAAACTATTAAAGGACAGTTAGAAACTGGTACAGATCGTTTAAAAACATTAGTTGGTTACGATCCAAAAATGGTTGAAGCTGCTAAAAAAATGGTAACTGAACACCCTTTAGTTGAAAAAGCTGAAGAAGTAAAAAACCGTATAGAGAAAGAAGTTTCTAATAACAAAATAGTTAAGAAAGCAGAAAAAATGTCTGCTAAATTAAGTCAAAAACTTACTGATACTATTGAAGACGTTAAAGAAAAAATTGAAGATTATACGGAAGATTTAGTTGACGAGGTTAAGGATAGAGTAGAAGATGTTGTAGAAAAAGTAGAAGACCTTGTTGATGGGAAGAAAGCGAAGAAAGTAACTAAGAAAACTGCTAAAAAAGCTACCAAAAAGGTTGCTAAGAAAGTAACTAAAACTGTTGAAGCTAAAAAACCAGTTGCTAAAAAAGTAGTTGCTAAAGTTGTTACTGTTTTAAAGTCTGATAAGAAAGATGATTTAAAAGTAATTAAAGGTATTGGGCCAAAATTAGAGGAAACTTTAAACGAAATTGGTTTTACTGCTTATGAGCAATTAGCTAAAATGACTATTAAAGACATTACAAAGTTATTAGCTGATGCAGAGGTAAATACCAAAATCTATGATATTTCTGGTTGGAAAGCACAATCTAAATTAGCTTTAACTGGTGATATGGATGCAGTTAAAAACTGGGTAAAGAAATAAACATTTAATTGCTATTTAAAAAGTGATTTGTTCATAATAATTTGAAATTAGTTAACAGAAACCCCCGAAATCTTACGATTTCGGGGGTTTATTTTTAATAAAGTTTACAAAATTATTTTAGATAGATTGAAAATTATATAATACCTTTAAAATTAATTACTTTCGCTTCTTCAAATAAATTTAAATAAAAAATTGTTCATGAAATTAACAGGTCCTAATTTTTATATAAAGCTAAGTAGATCATTCATTAATTCAAAAACATTTTTTACTTTTCTGTTACTTGTATTTTTGTTTTCTAAAGGTAATGTTTATGCTCAGCTTTCTTTTACCACTACAGTTACAGATGCAGATTGTCCAAATAATGGAAGAATACAAGTAAATGTTTCTGGGCAGACAGGTTCCGTAAATTATAGATTAATTGAACCATCAGTTGTTTGTTCGGGTTTAAATTATCCAGTAATAAACGGAACAGTAAGTGTTTTTAATAGTTTGTGTCCAGGTAATTATACCGTAGAAGTAACAGATTCTACAAGTTCTGTAACAAAAGTTG of the Tenacibaculum todarodis genome contains:
- a CDS encoding DUF3631 domain-containing protein, with the translated sequence MASKKANKISKARKIVKRINADLIDASFDALENTVKTGKKWQKLAEKLVKKAEPISKKQKEMVLETAETIKGQLETGTDRLKTLVGYDPKMVEAAKKMVTEHPLVEKAEEVKNRIEKEVSNNKIVKKAEKMSAKLSQKLTDTIEDVKEKIEDYTEDLVDEVKDRVEDVVEKVEDLVDGKKAKKVTKKTAKKATKKVAKKVTKTVEAKKPVAKKVVAKVVTVLKSDKKDDLKVIKGIGPKLEETLNEIGFTAYEQLAKMTIKDITKLLADAEVNTKIYDISGWKAQSKLALTGDMDAVKNWVKK